A region of the Lycium barbarum isolate Lr01 chromosome 1, ASM1917538v2, whole genome shotgun sequence genome:
GCATCCATCTGGACGGCTtctatttcttcttgaattcgtGATATAATCCTTGAGATATGTTCTTTTGAGGGAACACTTCCACGACTAGACACTGGGAATACAGTATTAACAAGTTCCGAAAGACGACTCAGACAGAGGGTTAGGAAAGCAGTCTGGAATATATCAATGGAAGATAACATTTGGTCCTTTGCTTCTGGACTGAGAGCTGGTGGAACTCCTTTGACATCTGTATCACGTGAAATTCTTTCAAGCAAGTTTTCTAACATAGAGAAGAGTTTTGGATACCCAATAGTGAATATCTCCTTAACAAAGCTTGATGTGGTGAAAGTGGACTTCATTTGGTTAGCAAAAGACTTAACCAATGCCTCCCAAACGCGATCTGTCAATATCGGATCACCTTCCTGATAAAAATGTAGCAATGTAAACAAccacaaggaaaaaaaaaatcaacaaatcAATTTATAAGAATGAAAAAACAAACATGAAAAGCTGTTTTTTCAGCAATATGCCAAACCCTTGGGTTgttttttctccttctctctttTGGATGTAATGGCAGCACTCTCTTTGTAGTTTGTGCTGATTATTTTACATTTATAATACTTACCTCTTCAAAAGAAATTCTAAAATTGGTTAAAGGTATTACAAGAAAATCACTAAGTTAGTGCTGACTCTGAGTATGCACAGCAAAACAAAGGACATAGCTAATCTCCCTTTAAAATCGCTAAAATTTGGTCCTCGTTTGTCGTAGAAAGGTATAAAGTTATATTCAAGTTTTACTAAACCTAAGTTTCCAAAAAGGGGCACCAGATTGAAGGTCAATGCTACGATGGGTCATGAAACTTCGGGAAAGCACTCCCTGGGGGTAGCCAAAAGAAGAAACTATCCCTTTACTTGCTATCAGATTCAACCATTCCTTAATAAGTAGTAGTCACCATACTATAAGCTACTCATCATACTGTAACTTTGGTAGCAGAAAACCATTTCAACCTACTAATAAACCTAATATTGACgactttttttccttttaattgcCACATTACTCACCCCAAAACACAGGATCAGGATCACGACAAAAGGATATCCACATCATCAAAACAAAATACATAATGCACAGTAGTAAAGACAGTCTATCAGTACTTCCTATGATTCTATCTAAGTTTCCAACACGGAGCAACAAATTCAAGCTCAATGCAATCATGACATTTTATACTACAAATAACTAACAATAACAAAGGCATCATATAATATAACTTCTTCAAATACATTCACACACCTGCATGACCTCATCAATCAGCAAAACATGCGtaaatgtattattttatgcaagaTAGAAACTTAAGTAATTAATACATGAATGACTGCATCTGTACAACTAATCCCTACATAACCAATACCCACATAACTCTACCAGCAACCAAACGAACCCTTTAATATGCAGTTTTACCAATACTAGGTTTCCAACATAGGGCAAGGGCAACAGATTCAAGCTCAATGCAATCATGACATTTTCTACTACAAATAACTCAAAATAAGAAAGGCACCATATAATATAACTTCTTCAAGACAGTTGATAAGAAACAATGCGAGCATTactaatcccagcataacttgtcttcgaaccaaacgacccctaacttTCCAATACTGACGACTGTTTCAAGCTCAATGCAATCATAATTTTTTAGACTACAATTAACTCATAATAAGAGAGGCATCACATAATATCACTTCTTCAAAACAATTCATATCCAATAgaaatatattattttatgcCGGATAGAAGGTTAAACAACGAATACATGAATCACTAATCTCTAGATTACTAATACTAAGTTTCCAACACAGGACAACAGATAACAAGCTCAATGCAATCATGACATTTTAGACTCACAAATAACTCATAATAACAAAGGCATCATATAATATAACTCCATCAAAACATTCATATATCAGCTCGAAACTAAATacattcacacacacacacacacacacctgcATGACTTCATCGAGCAACAAAACATGCGTAAACGGATCTCTTTTCTTCGACAAAACTCTTTGCAAATGCCAAACAGCAACAACAATCGAATGCAACTGATCCATACATCCATTCATCCTTCCCCACAACGCGTCCTTCGCTTTCCAACTCCCTCCAAATTGCGGTGTCCCACTTCTCTGCACCCCACCCGGCCCCCCACCAAACCCACCGCCAACAGATATCGCCTTCATATCCAACGCGTTTGTTACACTCTTAACTCCCATTCCCTTATACTTACTAACCAAACCATCAACAGTTCCTCTCAACTCACCCATATTATAAAAAACTTGTAATCCAGCACCAACTTCAGCTTGATTCAAACCCTCAAGTCCTTTCTCCAACAATTTCATTCCTTCGAAACGTAATTTCCCTCCGATTTCAACAACCCATTTTAGCTCCAAATCAACCACATCAATCCCAACTAAATTATACTCATTATAAACAGACAATATCTCAAAATGTAACTGTGCAGCTTTCGAAAGATCCAATTTCGATTCTTTTTCCGGGTTGtcctgacccgacccgattaaaTCACGTAACTTTTTCGATAAACGAATAACCCTAATTGTACACTGAAGCAATTCAATTGTGGAATGTAAATTGTTTAACCTAAGGGTATTTACGTAAATTACTTGGTGCGGATCGGAGAGTTCGGTTCGGGTACGTTTAAGTGAGGATTGAAGTGAAGTAACAGAAGAACGGAGCGTGGAGAGCGCGTGTTCAGCAGCGCGTAAGGAAGTGAGTTGATTGAGTAAATCCTGATGACGTGTAAGCACTTCAGTGCGGAGCTGTGTGTTGAGGAGATTGAGACCTTCTTGGAGTTTCTCGATGCGTGACGCGGCGGAACCGGAGGAGAGCGCGTGGGAGGAGAAGCGCGTGGAGTCGAAATCGGAAGTGAGGAATGAAGAGAAAATTGGATCGGATGTGAAGGAAGATAgtggggtggtgggggtgggagtTAGGGTTCCGGTAGGGGTAGAACGGTCTTTAAAGGTTGAGAGGCGTTGGATCGCCGGAGAAGCCATGGATTCCGGCGAGtgaaaattgaagatttgatttATTAACAAATGGTATTAGATGGGATTGAAGAGATCTAATATTTTTGGTAGTAGGGGTAAATTAGTCTTTTTGAAAGTATTAATTAAGTTGTTTTAGTTCTTTAAATTTGTTGACGGAACCCTGACTGTTAAATTTAATTGGGACTGTGAAAAGAAGAATTTAACCAAAGACACCAAAACTACTGGTCAAAATTTCAAAAACTGCAATTTTAAAAACTACACCAAAAACTCAAAGAATAGACAAAAAATAACAGAAATTGTAACTTAAAAGGTCtcgccaaacttttaaaaaagaCCAAAAATAATATATACTACAAAATATGTATTTTCAAATATGAGTtttcattaaatattttttattttgagaaTTCCGATGAAATAGAATTTGGCAAATATCTGATGTGTTTATTTTTTGCAAATCTAAAGGACCAAAAGTCGCTATTTGttgcaaacttaaaggaccaaaatgcTATAAGGAATTATTTTGAAGCTACTACGAAAactaagggaccatttttgtcatatTTCTCTGTAATTCTCTGTTCCATTTTGGGAAACAATTCTTCGGCAATTTGGCCGGCTAGATCTCAAAAAAATacccaaaattaaaaaaaaaaaaatcgcgtaaatcggatgTTCAAGCataaagttatgaccgtttaaagtttcaataatttacaactagttttctacCTATGCTCCTGTCCTTATTTTTATTTACGTGAGTGAAAAGGCATATGTAtatttgatgtaatgagccgatattattgtacgttaaaaaaaatattaagttctatataaaatatttatattccgacattttgaaacgtgactaatcttcggtcaaagtacgaaaaaaaacttaaagataacaagtttccaaacttagtTCGAGACATTTTATAACTCCTAAAACGACGAttcaaacatatatgtatacttgatgtaatgagccgatattattttacgctaaaaaaaaaaatgaagttctatataaaatatttatattccggtgttttgaaaagTAACTAATCTTCGATTAAAGTacggaaaaaagcttaattttgagtttgatttccaaagaacaaagatgacaaatttccaaacaaacaaaacttacttcggggcactttacaacccctaaaacgacgatccgaacatttaggtatacttgatgttaTGAaccgacgttattgtacgcaaaaaaatatattaaattctatataaaatattgatatttcgggattttaaaacatgactaatctttgccaaagtatgaaaaaacgtgattttaatagcttaaaaaaagaagaaaaaaaaggtaccctctttcacgcacagaatttgtgcgtgaaaggctAAACTGAAAAAGTTACAGTTtgatcctttcacgcacagattttgtgcgagaagcctagtttttttttttttttaaagggttagtttggttccaaaagttattttttgggttaaaaaagtttcGGATCCGTTATGTTTATAA
Encoded here:
- the LOC132629572 gene encoding conserved oligomeric Golgi complex subunit 5, giving the protein MASPAIQRLSTFKDRSTPTGTLTPTPTTPLSSFTSDPIFSSFLTSDFDSTRFSSHALSSGSAASRIEKLQEGLNLLNTQLRTEVLTRHQDLLNQLTSLRAAEHALSTLRSSVTSLQSSLKRTRTELSDPHQVIYVNTLRLNNLHSTIELLQCTIRVIRLSKKLRDLIGSGQDNPEKESKLDLSKAAQLHFEILSVYNEYNLVGIDVVDLELKWVVEIGGKLRFEGMKLLEKGLEGLNQAEVGAGLQVFYNMGELRGTVDGLVSKYKGMGVKSVTNALDMKAISVGGGFGGGPGGVQRSGTPQFGGSWKAKDALWGRMNGCMDQLHSIVVAVWHLQRVLSKKRDPFTHVLLLDEVMQEGDPILTDRVWEALVKSFANQMKSTFTTSSFVKEIFTIGYPKLFSMLENLLERISRDTDVKGVPPALSPEAKDQMLSSIDIFQTAFLTLCLSRLSELVNTVFPVSSRGSVPSKEHISRIISRIQEEIEAVQMDARLTLLVLREINKVLLLLSERTEYQISTGPESRQITGPATPAQVKNFALCQHLQEIHTRISSMVSGLPAIATDILSPSLGAIYGVAGDSVTPLFQSMLDRLESCILQIHDQNFGSLGMDAAMDNNASPYMEELQNSILHFRSEFLSRLLPSSSSSITRGSETICTRLVRSMASRVLIFFIRHASLVRPLSESGKLRLARDMAELELAVGQNLFPVEQLGAPYRALRAFRPVIFLETSQLASSPLRQDLPPSVILHHLYSRGPEELQSPLQRNRLTPMQYSLWMDSQGEDQIWKGIKATLDDYAAKVRSRGDKEFSPVYPLMLEIGSSLSGNR